ACGCTTTAGCAGAACGCTTATACTTCATACAAAACAGTTGTGGTGCGGTGCCAGGGCCTATGGATAGCTTTTTGGTGTTGAGAGGAATAAAAACCTTGCATTTAAGAATACAACGTCATTGTGAAAACGGAAAAGCCATTGCTCATTTCTTAAAAGATCATCCTAAAGTAGATAAAGTCTATTGGCCAGGTTTTGAAAACCATCCCAACCATGATATAGCTAAAAAACAGATGAAAGATTTTGGCGGTATGTTGTCCTTTTCATTAAAAGGCAATAGATTAGATGATGCGTTTAAGGTGGTATCATCTACTCATTATTTTACCTTAGCAGAGTCTTTGGGTGGGGTAGAGTCTTTATGTGGTCATCCTGCTAGTATGACGCATGCCGCTATACCCAAGGAAGAAAGAGAAAAAACAGGTGTGGTGGACTCACTTATTCGATTAAGTGTTGGCGTTGAAGACATAGAAGATCTAAAATCAGACCTTGAACAAGCATTAAATCAATTATAATGGACGTATTTTATATAACAGGTGCAAGTAGTGGAATTGGAGAGGCTATAGCCGAATTACTTTTAGAGAATACCAACAATATGGTTATCGGTATTGCTCGTTCACGAACCATTCAGCACGATAGGTATAAGCATCATTATATTGATCTTTCTCAACCTTGGACAGATAAAATTTTCAAAGCCTCGTCGTTTAATGCGGATAAAGTCGTGCTGATTAATAATGCAGGCTCTATAGGACCTATAAAGCCATTGGGGCTTCATGAAGAAGAAGAAATAAAAGAGAATTATTTTCTAAATATTGCAGCGCCAAGTATTTTGTGTCAGCAATTTATCTCCTGTTTTGAGAGTAGCAAATCCAAGTGTATCATATTAAATATCAGTTCTGGAGCAGGAAAACAAGCCATTCATTCATGGAGTACTTATTGTGCATCTAAATCTGCTATGGATATGTTCTCTCAAGCACTTCAACTCGAATATCCGGCCTTCAAGGTGTTCTCTATTGCACCAGGTATTGTGGATACCGCTATGCAAGACGAAATTAGAGAAGCTAAAAAATCGGACTTCCCAGATGTCGATCGTTTTATTTCCTACAAAGAAGAAGGCGAATTAGCATCGGCAGAGTTAGTTGCTGAAAAATACGTTCATTTCTTAAATGACTGCAATAAACGTAAAGAAGTACTGTACTCTATTCGTGATTTGTAGATTTTAGCCAATTTAGCTCAATAATCACTCAAAAATACATGTAAAACACTGTAATTCAGCTGATTAAACACCAATCAGTTTATAAACATCTTGGTGTTAGTAATGAAAAATTTATTAAAACAAATTGTCAAACTAAACCTCTTGTAACTAACTAATAATCAGTTGTTTGCAAAAAATGAGTGTTAAAAAAAAGTTTTTTTTTAGTATTTATTTAATTTTGACTCTAATTGCACAAATAATTTGACAAGTATCAATCAGGCTTATATGTTTGTCCTCATTATTAATCAAATTTTTTAG
The nucleotide sequence above comes from Flavobacteriales bacterium. Encoded proteins:
- a CDS encoding SDR family NAD(P)-dependent oxidoreductase, with protein sequence MDVFYITGASSGIGEAIAELLLENTNNMVIGIARSRTIQHDRYKHHYIDLSQPWTDKIFKASSFNADKVVLINNAGSIGPIKPLGLHEEEEIKENYFLNIAAPSILCQQFISCFESSKSKCIILNISSGAGKQAIHSWSTYCASKSAMDMFSQALQLEYPAFKVFSIAPGIVDTAMQDEIREAKKSDFPDVDRFISYKEEGELASAELVAEKYVHFLNDCNKRKEVLYSIRDL